A part of Solibacillus sp. FSL H8-0538 genomic DNA contains:
- a CDS encoding S1C family serine protease, which yields MNNKPNTLDELTEEEFLELVLQEKEKALAEAKQRRLNGTPAPKKTRPIVKIAVWLMALTLIFNTFAIIFNMYSIPAIDFLQASSKLSTQEDIQMYKKAVVTVSTDSSKGTGFAISDDGYIITNEHVIEDALSVTVVFPNDGLYEAQVIAAYEEVDLAILKVEGTTEFPYLELAEEASFERDEAVYFIGNPLYFTGIANEGTVLDYSTASDIQTDIIMMDAPVYKGNSGSPVINKDGVVIGVVFATGKRNDFGRVGLFIPVDELLTRLPEQFTP from the coding sequence TTGAACAACAAACCAAATACACTAGATGAACTAACCGAAGAAGAGTTTCTCGAGCTTGTTTTGCAGGAGAAGGAAAAGGCACTAGCTGAGGCAAAACAACGCCGCCTAAACGGCACTCCTGCTCCTAAAAAAACGCGCCCTATAGTAAAAATTGCAGTATGGTTAATGGCATTAACACTTATTTTTAATACATTCGCCATCATTTTTAATATGTATTCGATTCCTGCCATAGATTTTTTACAAGCATCCTCCAAACTTTCAACACAGGAAGATATCCAAATGTATAAAAAGGCGGTGGTTACTGTTTCAACCGACTCTAGTAAGGGAACTGGTTTTGCCATTTCTGATGATGGCTATATTATTACGAATGAGCATGTCATTGAAGACGCTTTATCCGTTACTGTCGTGTTTCCTAATGACGGTCTTTACGAAGCGCAGGTGATTGCGGCATATGAGGAAGTGGATTTAGCAATTTTAAAAGTGGAAGGTACCACCGAATTCCCCTATTTAGAGTTGGCAGAGGAAGCATCCTTTGAACGAGATGAGGCGGTTTATTTTATCGGTAATCCACTCTACTTCACCGGCATAGCAAATGAAGGCACTGTGCTTGACTATTCGACAGCAAGTGATATTCAAACGGACATTATCATGATGGATGCGCCTGTATATAAAGGCAATAGCGGAAGCCCGGTAATTAATAAAGATGGCGTTGTAATTGGTGTTGTGTTTGCGACAGGAAAACGTAACGATTTCGGTCGTGTCGGCTTATTTATACCGGTTGATGAATTATTAACGCGTCTACCTGAACAATTTACCCCTTAA
- a CDS encoding NAD(P)-dependent malic enzyme translates to MDLMKKSLEMHEQYGGKMEIRSKVPVQDTYDLSLAYSPGVAAPCLEIEKNPSKVYDYTMKGNLVAIVTDGTAVLGLGDIGPEAALPVMEGKALLLKRFANVDAVPICLNTKNVEEIVQTVKMIAPTFGAINLEDISAPRCFEIEDRLRAECGIPVFHDDQHGTAIVVGAGLINAIKIVKKEIPDMKVVINGAGAAGIAILRILIQLGYTNIVMCDTKGIIYTGRPEGMNPIKEGVAHLTNPHNLRGSLTDALVDADVFIGVSIANLLTEEHIKSMAKDPIVFALANPNPEITPENAKKWGVRIIGTGRSDHPNQINNMLAFPGIFRGALDVRATDINETMKLAAVEAIASLVTEKELSEDFIIPGSMDERVAGVVAKAVGSAAIDTGVSVLFQQPVAKNNIIAI, encoded by the coding sequence ATGGATTTAATGAAAAAGTCGTTAGAAATGCACGAACAGTACGGGGGTAAAATGGAAATTCGATCAAAGGTGCCAGTACAGGATACGTATGATTTAAGTTTAGCGTATTCGCCAGGGGTGGCAGCACCTTGTTTAGAAATCGAAAAAAATCCTTCAAAAGTTTATGATTACACAATGAAGGGCAATTTAGTTGCAATTGTAACAGATGGTACAGCCGTTCTTGGACTTGGTGATATCGGCCCAGAAGCAGCACTCCCTGTAATGGAAGGGAAGGCACTATTACTAAAACGCTTTGCTAATGTGGATGCTGTACCGATTTGTTTAAATACAAAAAATGTAGAAGAAATCGTTCAAACTGTGAAAATGATTGCTCCTACATTTGGAGCTATTAATCTAGAAGATATTTCTGCACCGCGCTGCTTCGAAATTGAAGATCGTTTACGTGCTGAATGTGGCATTCCTGTATTCCATGATGATCAGCATGGTACAGCAATCGTTGTTGGCGCTGGCCTAATTAATGCCATTAAAATTGTGAAAAAAGAAATACCGGACATGAAAGTTGTTATTAACGGGGCGGGAGCTGCCGGTATTGCGATTTTACGTATTTTAATTCAATTAGGTTACACAAATATTGTAATGTGTGATACAAAAGGAATTATTTATACAGGTCGTCCAGAAGGTATGAATCCAATAAAAGAAGGCGTTGCACATTTAACAAATCCGCATAACTTACGTGGTAGTTTAACTGATGCACTAGTAGACGCAGATGTCTTTATCGGCGTATCTATAGCCAACCTTTTAACAGAAGAGCATATTAAATCAATGGCTAAAGATCCAATTGTATTTGCACTTGCGAACCCTAACCCAGAAATTACACCTGAGAACGCAAAAAAATGGGGCGTTCGTATTATTGGAACAGGTCGTTCAGATCATCCAAACCAAATTAATAATATGCTTGCCTTCCCGGGGATTTTCCGCGGTGCATTAGATGTTCGTGCAACGGATATTAATGAAACAATGAAACTTGCTGCTGTAGAAGCAATCGCATCACTAGTTACAGAAAAAGAATTAAGTGAGGACTTTATCATCCCTGGCTCAATGGATGAGCGCGTAGCAGGCGTTGTGGCAAAAGCAGTAGGTTCTGCAGCAATTGACACAGGTGTATCGGTGTTATTTCAACAACCAGTAGCTAAGAACAATATAATAGCTATCTAA
- the pepF gene encoding oligoendopeptidase F, translating to MTMSNITRDQVSLSETWNLDDLFTSEEVFEAALVEVKNIASNIEAALKGKIVDAASAINAISSYEKLYEKLVPIGTYASLAHSVDQTNTENQMRAARFGQLSSSIGAQLSFITSELLALDEASLQQAGKLNPACAHYIEKLLKQKPYQLHPEAEKALAAFGATFNAPYELYNTTKLVDMKFSNFEVSDESYPLSYNLFEGDWELENNTDVRRAAFAAFSAKLRDYQHTTAKAYDMQLKNEKTEADLRGYNSIFDMLLLPQEVDRKMYNRQIDLITTELAPHMRRYAKLLQKTHSLDKMTFADLKISLDPSYEPKITIEESRKYMKDGLAVMGEDYSKMLDRAFDERWIDFAQNAGKSTGAFCSSPYGVHPYVLISWTSRMNEVFVLAHELGHAGHFYLANAEQNIFNARASLYFIEAPSTMNEMLMANHLLKNSSDARFKRWVISTIISRTYYHNFVTHLLEAAYQRKVYEIIDAGGSINAPKLNELKRGVLEEFWGDTVEITEGAELTWMRQPHYYMGLYPYTYSAGLTISTQVSQRILNEGEAAVADWTEVLKAGGTKTPVELAAMAGVDITTEKPLRDTITFIGDMIDQLEQLTAEIGE from the coding sequence ATGACTATGTCAAACATTACACGTGATCAAGTCTCGCTTTCGGAAACTTGGAATTTAGATGATTTATTTACGTCAGAAGAAGTCTTTGAAGCAGCTCTTGTCGAAGTAAAAAACATCGCTAGCAACATTGAAGCTGCATTAAAAGGGAAAATTGTTGATGCTGCAAGTGCCATCAACGCCATCTCATCCTATGAAAAATTATATGAGAAACTGGTTCCCATTGGCACATACGCAAGTTTAGCGCATAGTGTCGATCAAACAAATACAGAAAACCAAATGCGTGCAGCGAGATTCGGTCAGTTATCTTCTAGTATTGGTGCGCAGTTATCCTTTATTACGAGTGAATTATTAGCACTAGACGAAGCTAGCTTACAACAAGCGGGCAAATTGAATCCTGCCTGTGCGCACTATATTGAAAAATTATTAAAACAAAAGCCTTATCAATTACACCCTGAGGCAGAAAAAGCATTAGCTGCATTTGGTGCTACGTTCAATGCACCATATGAGCTGTATAATACAACAAAATTAGTCGATATGAAATTCTCGAACTTTGAAGTAAGCGACGAGAGCTATCCACTTAGCTACAACCTATTTGAAGGCGACTGGGAGCTTGAAAACAATACGGACGTGCGCCGCGCTGCTTTTGCTGCATTCTCTGCGAAATTACGCGACTATCAACATACAACAGCAAAAGCTTATGACATGCAATTGAAAAATGAAAAAACGGAAGCAGATTTACGTGGCTACAATTCTATTTTTGATATGCTATTACTTCCACAAGAAGTCGACCGCAAGATGTATAATCGTCAAATTGACTTAATTACAACGGAGCTTGCACCGCATATGCGCCGTTATGCAAAGCTTTTACAAAAAACACATAGCCTTGATAAAATGACTTTTGCTGATTTAAAAATTTCATTAGATCCTTCTTATGAGCCAAAAATTACAATTGAGGAATCACGCAAATATATGAAGGACGGCCTTGCTGTGATGGGCGAGGACTACAGCAAGATGCTCGACCGCGCATTTGATGAGCGCTGGATTGATTTTGCACAAAATGCTGGGAAATCTACAGGGGCCTTTTGTTCAAGTCCATATGGTGTGCATCCTTACGTTTTGATTTCTTGGACGAGTCGTATGAATGAAGTATTTGTGTTAGCTCACGAATTAGGCCATGCAGGTCACTTCTATTTAGCGAATGCTGAGCAAAACATTTTCAACGCCCGCGCCTCCCTTTACTTCATTGAAGCGCCATCGACAATGAACGAAATGCTAATGGCGAATCATTTACTAAAAAATTCTAGCGATGCGCGCTTTAAACGTTGGGTCATTTCAACAATTATTAGCCGCACTTATTATCACAATTTCGTAACGCATTTACTAGAAGCTGCATATCAACGTAAAGTATATGAAATTATTGATGCTGGCGGTAGTATTAATGCACCGAAATTAAACGAATTAAAACGTGGCGTGCTTGAGGAGTTCTGGGGCGACACAGTGGAAATTACAGAAGGTGCTGAGCTTACTTGGATGCGTCAGCCACACTACTATATGGGTCTATATCCGTACACATACTCAGCAGGTTTAACTATCTCTACACAAGTGTCGCAGCGCATTTTAAATGAAGGCGAAGCGGCAGTGGCGGACTGGACAGAAGTATTAAAAGCAGGTGGTACGAAAACACCAGTAGAGCTTGCCGCGATGGCAGGGGTTGATATTACAACAGAAAAACCGTTACGCGATACAATCACCTTTATCGGAGATATGATTGACCAGTTAGAACAGTTAACAGCTGAGATTGGGGAATAG
- a CDS encoding thioredoxin family protein, translating into MKKLAIFGGIIVLLFAGIALLTNKASNDKLANVDNPYGTNDLQQATIDQLGDENYSNIILPDELTKKIESGDETFAYFFSPTCVHCKAFTPVLMPIAQTEGVHIDQFNVLEFDFGWDKYAITATPTLIHFKEGKEVDRLEGDAPKDITKQFLNQ; encoded by the coding sequence ATGAAAAAACTAGCTATTTTTGGCGGGATAATTGTCCTGCTTTTTGCAGGCATTGCATTATTAACGAATAAAGCGTCTAATGATAAATTAGCAAATGTGGATAACCCATACGGTACAAATGATTTACAGCAAGCAACTATTGACCAGCTTGGTGATGAAAATTACAGTAATATTATTTTACCGGATGAATTAACAAAGAAAATTGAAAGTGGCGATGAGACGTTTGCCTATTTTTTCAGCCCAACATGTGTGCACTGTAAAGCCTTTACACCTGTCTTAATGCCGATTGCACAAACAGAAGGTGTTCATATTGATCAGTTTAATGTACTTGAATTTGATTTTGGTTGGGACAAATATGCGATTACTGCTACTCCGACTTTAATTCATTTTAAAGAGGGTAAGGAAGTGGATCGCTTAGAGGGCGATGCACCGAAAGATATAACGAAGCAGTTTTTAAATCAATAA
- a CDS encoding patatin-like phospholipase family protein — MQRTLVENRSLILEGGTFRTIFSAGVLDAMLEEGILMKYVVAISAGAINAVSYMSLQQERTKRVLVTYRNDGRYMGVRNILKEKSLFGLDFAYNVIPNQLDLFDWEAYYNYPGKVEFGVTNATTGDVEYMSAHDMDKKCQILRATCAIPLVFPEIKINETPYYDGGLTDPIPVLRAIEQGFDKHVIILTRPQGYQKSNDKKKKMVMKLLAKRYPKLVDSMNKRAERYNATLKQCLELEQQGKAFIFKPEFSLKSFEGKVERMEINYQMGYRQALERMAELKHFLGI; from the coding sequence ATGCAGCGAACTTTAGTAGAAAATCGTAGCTTAATATTAGAAGGTGGGACATTCCGTACTATTTTCTCAGCAGGTGTGCTCGATGCAATGCTAGAAGAAGGGATTCTAATGAAGTATGTCGTAGCGATTTCGGCTGGTGCAATTAATGCGGTTTCTTATATGTCACTACAGCAAGAACGCACAAAACGAGTCCTTGTAACGTATCGCAATGATGGTCGCTATATGGGCGTACGGAATATTTTGAAGGAAAAAAGTTTATTCGGCTTAGATTTTGCGTACAATGTCATTCCGAACCAGCTTGATCTATTTGATTGGGAGGCGTATTACAATTACCCTGGTAAGGTTGAGTTTGGCGTGACAAACGCTACAACAGGTGATGTTGAGTATATGAGTGCTCATGATATGGACAAGAAGTGCCAAATACTGCGCGCAACATGTGCGATCCCGCTCGTATTCCCAGAAATTAAAATTAACGAGACGCCTTATTATGATGGTGGTTTAACAGATCCAATTCCTGTTTTGCGTGCCATTGAGCAAGGGTTTGACAAGCATGTCATAATTTTGACACGTCCTCAAGGCTACCAAAAGTCCAATGATAAAAAAAAAAAGATGGTCATGAAATTATTAGCTAAACGCTATCCGAAGCTTGTTGATAGCATGAATAAGCGTGCGGAGCGGTACAATGCGACGCTAAAGCAGTGTCTAGAGCTTGAACAGCAGGGGAAGGCATTTATTTTTAAGCCTGAATTTTCACTTAAGAGCTTTGAAGGCAAGGTTGAGCGCATGGAAATTAATTATCAAATGGGCTACCGCCAAGCACTAGAACGCATGGCAGAACTGAAACATTTTTTAGGTATATAA
- the nhaC gene encoding Na+/H+ antiporter NhaC, whose amino-acid sequence MLLEENQLKPRFYEAFLLIIAIILTISISISQFNTVPHIPILFSIFLLIAYGLGKKIPFSTLEKSMIHAASSGIGAVYIFILIGLLISSWIIGGTIPTLLYLGFSIVSASFFYVIVFIITSLVGTVIGSSLTTVATIGVALLGIATAVDASVAITAGAIVSGAFFGDKMSPLSDTTNLAAGIVGIDLFTHIRNMTYTTIPAFILSTIGYAILSPAIKTVDAQVITTYKEAIMMTQLVHWYALIPLLVLIICTISKVPALLTLALSTVSGILISYIHMPLSIEEIGKVLYSGYVSTIGVESIDTLLTRGGISSMFFTILLVILSLSMGGLLFSLGIIQTLLATIEKWLISTGKLITGTALTAIGINILIGEQYLSILLTGEAFKEKFRSLGLHPKNLSRVMEDAGTVINPLVPWSVCGLFIASMLDVSVLSYLPFAFFCLLSPVMTILFGWLGITITKTN is encoded by the coding sequence ATGCTACTAGAAGAAAATCAATTAAAGCCTCGTTTTTATGAAGCTTTCTTATTAATTATTGCAATAATACTGACGATTTCCATATCCATTAGTCAATTTAATACCGTACCACATATCCCGATTTTATTTTCTATTTTCTTATTAATTGCCTATGGTCTAGGAAAAAAGATTCCTTTTTCTACATTGGAAAAAAGCATGATTCATGCTGCCTCCTCCGGTATAGGTGCTGTTTATATTTTTATATTAATTGGATTGCTTATTAGTAGTTGGATTATTGGAGGAACAATTCCAACATTGTTATATCTAGGGTTTTCAATTGTATCAGCAAGCTTTTTCTATGTAATTGTCTTTATTATTACGAGTTTAGTAGGTACTGTTATCGGTAGTTCTCTTACAACCGTTGCAACAATTGGGGTAGCATTACTAGGAATTGCAACGGCAGTAGATGCATCTGTTGCTATTACGGCTGGTGCAATCGTTTCAGGTGCGTTTTTTGGAGATAAAATGTCGCCGCTATCGGATACGACAAATTTAGCAGCCGGTATTGTTGGTATCGATTTATTTACGCATATTCGTAATATGACCTATACAACAATTCCAGCGTTTATTTTATCAACTATTGGCTATGCAATATTGTCGCCCGCTATTAAAACTGTAGATGCACAAGTTATTACAACCTACAAGGAAGCAATAATGATGACGCAACTCGTCCACTGGTATGCACTAATTCCGCTACTAGTACTCATTATTTGTACGATTAGTAAGGTGCCTGCCCTGCTGACACTGGCACTTAGCACAGTAAGCGGTATTCTAATCTCTTACATTCATATGCCTCTATCAATTGAGGAAATTGGCAAAGTGTTATATAGCGGTTACGTGTCAACAATCGGTGTAGAAAGCATTGATACGCTGTTAACGCGCGGCGGGATTAGTAGTATGTTTTTCACAATTTTGCTTGTCATTTTATCGTTATCAATGGGTGGTCTATTATTTTCACTCGGTATTATTCAGACGTTACTTGCGACGATTGAAAAATGGCTCATTTCAACTGGCAAGCTTATTACAGGCACTGCACTCACAGCCATCGGGATTAACATTCTAATTGGTGAACAGTATTTATCAATTTTACTAACAGGTGAAGCATTTAAAGAAAAGTTCCGTTCGCTCGGGCTGCATCCGAAAAACTTATCACGAGTAATGGAGGATGCTGGGACGGTAATTAATCCGCTCGTACCTTGGAGTGTGTGCGGGCTATTCATTGCTTCAATGCTCGACGTAAGCGTGCTTAGCTACTTGCCTTTTGCATTTTTCTGCCTGCTTAGCCCGGTGATGACGATTCTATTTGGCTGGCTCGGTATTACGATTACGAAAACAAATTAA
- a CDS encoding phosphoribosylaminoimidazolesuccinocarboxamide synthase: MELIYTGKTKDVFKLEDGHFLLKFKDDVTGENGVFDPGANTVGLTIDGAGLAGLRLTSFFYSKLNEQGVPTHYVDANFDDATMTVKPATVFGKGLEVICRFKAVGSFLRRYGAYVEEGQELDSFVEVTIKDDDRLDPPISEDALAMLNLLSHEEYAILKERTVKISKFVGAELAKKGLTLYDIKLEFGRDANTNEIILIDEISGGNMRAYKGDTYIEPLELEKIMLSE; encoded by the coding sequence GTGGAATTAATTTATACTGGTAAAACTAAAGATGTATTCAAATTAGAAGATGGTCATTTTCTTTTAAAATTTAAAGATGACGTAACAGGTGAGAATGGTGTATTCGATCCAGGTGCTAACACAGTTGGCCTAACAATCGACGGTGCTGGTCTTGCAGGCTTACGTTTAACATCTTTCTTCTATTCAAAATTAAACGAACAAGGCGTACCTACTCACTATGTGGATGCGAACTTTGATGACGCCACAATGACAGTAAAGCCCGCAACTGTATTCGGTAAAGGATTAGAAGTAATTTGCCGCTTTAAAGCAGTGGGTTCATTCCTACGTCGTTATGGTGCTTACGTAGAAGAAGGTCAAGAACTTGATTCATTCGTAGAAGTAACAATTAAAGATGACGATCGTCTAGATCCCCCGATTTCTGAAGATGCCCTAGCTATGCTTAATCTTCTATCTCACGAAGAGTATGCTATTTTAAAAGAGCGTACAGTGAAAATTTCTAAATTCGTAGGTGCTGAACTAGCTAAAAAAGGCTTAACACTTTACGATATAAAATTAGAATTCGGTCGAGATGCGAATACGAACGAGATTATATTAATCGATGAAATTTCTGGTGGAAATATGCGAGCGTATAAAGGCGATACATACATCGAGCCTCTAGAACTTGAAAAAATTATGTTGTCTGAGTAA
- the gdhA gene encoding NADP-specific glutamate dehydrogenase: protein MTTQVVSNTQYAKEYIDGVFEALKEKNAHQPEFLQAAEEIFLSLVPVFEQNPAYIKHNVLARIVEPDRIISFRVSWQDDNNKVQVNRGYRVQYNNVIGPYKGGLRFHPTVNESIMKFLAFEQIFKNALTGQPIGGGKGGSDFNPKGKSNSEIMRFCQAFMTELYRHIGPDVDVPAGDIGVGAREVGFLWGQYKRIRGAYEAGVLTGKTPGYGGSLARKEATGYGLVYFVEEMLREANQTFFEKTVVVSGSGNVAIYAIEKAQHFGARVLACSDSAGYIHDPEGIDIKLVKEIKEINGDRINTYVEYRPTATYHEGCTGIWSIPCDIALPCATQNEIDGDSARTLIANGTQVVAEGANMPSNLEAINEFLNAGVLFGPGKAANAGGVAVSALEMAQNSGRTYWSFQEVDEKLHGIMKSIYAQSSEAAKKYGYAGNLVVGSNIAGFVKVADGLISEGVY, encoded by the coding sequence ATGACGACACAAGTAGTTAGCAACACGCAATATGCAAAAGAATACATTGACGGCGTATTCGAAGCACTTAAAGAAAAAAACGCACATCAACCTGAATTTTTACAAGCTGCAGAAGAAATTTTTCTTTCTTTAGTACCCGTATTTGAGCAGAATCCCGCGTACATTAAACACAATGTTTTAGCACGTATCGTTGAACCAGACCGTATCATTTCTTTCCGTGTTTCTTGGCAAGATGACAACAATAAGGTTCAAGTAAACCGTGGTTATCGCGTTCAATACAATAATGTAATTGGACCATATAAAGGTGGCTTACGCTTCCACCCAACAGTAAACGAATCAATCATGAAATTTTTAGCATTCGAGCAAATTTTCAAAAATGCATTAACTGGTCAACCAATCGGCGGTGGTAAAGGCGGCTCAGATTTCAATCCAAAAGGAAAATCAAATTCTGAAATTATGCGCTTCTGCCAAGCATTCATGACTGAATTATACCGTCATATTGGTCCAGATGTCGATGTTCCTGCAGGAGATATTGGTGTAGGCGCACGTGAAGTTGGCTTCCTATGGGGTCAATATAAACGCATTCGCGGTGCCTATGAAGCAGGCGTACTAACGGGTAAAACACCTGGTTATGGCGGCTCACTTGCACGTAAAGAAGCAACGGGCTATGGTTTAGTATATTTCGTAGAAGAAATGCTCCGCGAAGCAAATCAAACTTTCTTTGAAAAAACTGTTGTCGTATCAGGCTCAGGTAATGTTGCCATTTACGCTATTGAAAAAGCACAGCATTTCGGCGCTCGCGTATTAGCATGTTCAGATTCAGCTGGTTATATCCACGATCCAGAAGGTATCGATATTAAACTCGTTAAAGAAATTAAAGAAATAAATGGAGATCGCATTAATACGTACGTTGAATACCGTCCAACAGCTACTTACCATGAAGGCTGTACAGGTATTTGGTCAATTCCATGCGATATTGCACTTCCTTGTGCTACTCAAAATGAAATTGACGGCGATTCCGCTCGTACATTAATTGCAAATGGCACACAAGTAGTTGCTGAAGGTGCAAACATGCCTTCAAACCTAGAAGCAATTAACGAATTCTTAAATGCTGGAGTCCTATTTGGTCCAGGAAAAGCTGCGAACGCTGGTGGAGTAGCAGTTTCCGCTCTTGAGATGGCGCAAAACTCAGGACGTACTTATTGGTCATTCCAAGAAGTAGACGAAAAATTACATGGTATTATGAAATCAATTTATGCCCAAAGCTCAGAAGCAGCAAAGAAATACGGCTATGCAGGTAACCTTGTAGTTGGTTCAAACATCGCTGGCTTTGTAAAGGTTGCAGATGGACTAATTTCTGAAGGCGTATACTAA
- a CDS encoding YaiI/YqxD family protein: MLQLLIDADGCPVVDLALFVSSQYEMKPILFCDTSHRIERENVITIIVPKGPDSVDFKLINALTKHDLVITQDYGLAAMCLAKGAFVMDQNGREMTSDNIDQLLSFRYESAKIRRAGGRTKGPKKRTEENNISFEMNFRQICERAVLAKGEWEKHEQKN; this comes from the coding sequence ATTTTACAACTACTAATTGATGCGGATGGTTGTCCGGTTGTTGATTTGGCGCTATTTGTTTCATCTCAATATGAGATGAAACCTATCTTGTTCTGCGATACATCACATCGCATCGAAAGAGAAAATGTAATAACAATTATTGTCCCAAAAGGACCTGATTCAGTTGATTTCAAGCTAATTAATGCGCTTACAAAACATGATCTTGTCATAACTCAAGATTATGGGCTTGCTGCAATGTGCTTGGCGAAGGGAGCGTTTGTCATGGATCAAAATGGAAGAGAGATGACATCGGACAATATTGATCAGTTATTGTCATTTCGTTATGAAAGTGCCAAAATAAGACGTGCTGGTGGTCGTACAAAGGGACCGAAAAAGCGTACAGAAGAAAACAATATTTCGTTTGAAATGAATTTTCGACAAATTTGTGAACGAGCGGTTTTAGCGAAGGGAGAATGGGAAAAACATGAACAAAAAAATTGA
- a CDS encoding D-serine ammonia-lyase, whose protein sequence is MNKKIDVNNLSQQYPLIKELQNLNYVFWANPKKQQSQPQSNALSMAMVYDAEARLKRFSSYIKEVYPITRISDGIIDSDVKEIEAMKKLIEGRRGLTIPGKLMLKCDHSLPVAGSIKARGGIYEVLTYAEKLAISHGLLTEQDDYAKLHDESFRNFFRQYKIAVGSTGNLGLSIGIISAQLGFQVTVHMSADAKRWKKALLRKKGVEVIEYDSDYSEAVAAGRAQAARDSMCHFVDDENSKELFLGYAVAAVRLQKQLQQAKVSVDAEHPLFVYLPCGVGGGPGGVAYGLKQIYGDDVHIFFGEPMQSPCMLLGMMTGLHDEISVADIGLTNVTEADGLAVGRASKFVGTVMEPVISGCYTVDDSFLFRSLKAMYEQENIFMEPSAHAGVYGPIELINRGMDYIRSNGLEDKLDNAVHLVWSTGGDLVPHELRQHYLQTEI, encoded by the coding sequence ATGAACAAAAAAATTGATGTGAATAATTTGTCTCAGCAGTATCCTTTAATTAAGGAACTGCAAAATTTGAACTATGTGTTCTGGGCGAACCCCAAAAAGCAGCAGTCTCAACCACAATCCAACGCACTTTCAATGGCGATGGTTTACGATGCCGAAGCAAGACTAAAACGGTTTTCTTCCTATATAAAGGAAGTGTACCCAATTACGCGAATATCAGACGGCATAATAGATTCAGATGTGAAAGAAATCGAAGCGATGAAAAAATTGATTGAAGGACGTCGCGGCTTAACGATTCCTGGTAAACTCATGCTAAAGTGCGATCATTCTTTGCCAGTTGCAGGTTCAATTAAAGCACGCGGCGGTATTTATGAGGTGCTAACCTATGCTGAAAAGTTAGCAATCTCGCATGGTTTGTTAACAGAACAGGATGATTATGCAAAATTACATGATGAATCATTTAGAAATTTCTTCCGTCAATATAAAATTGCAGTTGGTTCAACAGGAAACTTAGGGCTAAGTATTGGGATTATTAGCGCACAACTCGGTTTTCAGGTCACTGTTCATATGTCGGCAGATGCAAAACGATGGAAAAAGGCGCTTTTGCGTAAAAAGGGCGTGGAAGTGATTGAATATGATTCGGATTATAGCGAAGCGGTAGCTGCTGGGCGGGCACAGGCAGCTCGGGATTCGATGTGTCATTTTGTAGACGATGAAAACTCAAAGGAGCTTTTCCTTGGTTATGCCGTGGCGGCGGTTCGACTACAAAAGCAATTGCAACAAGCAAAAGTAAGTGTTGATGCGGAACATCCACTATTTGTTTACTTACCATGTGGTGTTGGTGGGGGGCCTGGTGGAGTAGCATACGGCTTAAAACAAATTTATGGGGATGATGTACATATTTTCTTCGGTGAGCCGATGCAATCGCCTTGTATGCTACTCGGTATGATGACAGGTCTTCATGATGAAATAAGTGTAGCAGATATCGGTTTAACAAATGTAACCGAGGCGGATGGTTTGGCTGTAGGGCGCGCTTCAAAATTCGTTGGGACCGTAATGGAGCCAGTGATTAGTGGCTGCTATACAGTAGATGATAGCTTTTTATTTAGAAGCTTGAAGGCCATGTATGAGCAGGAAAATATTTTTATGGAGCCGTCTGCACATGCGGGTGTGTACGGGCCGATTGAACTCATTAATCGTGGAATGGACTATATTCGATCGAATGGGCTTGAAGACAAACTAGACAATGCGGTTCATCTTGTTTGGTCAACAGGAGGCGATTTAGTTCCGCACGAGCTTCGTCAGCACTATTTACAAACCGAAATATAG